From the genome of Anopheles moucheti chromosome 3, idAnoMoucSN_F20_07, whole genome shotgun sequence, one region includes:
- the LOC128302127 gene encoding G protein pathway suppressor 2 isoform X3, translating into MSAKKYLKMPAQQPTQPAAKTEKEEKLWSALKRHIMRERERKKQELEAEVEEERLRREREEREKQDVMTLGETKEQILMLEKNLDELRNEKQQLFLQLKKVLNEDDNRKRQMKEEMFAIQNIPQQIFLPQRPMPPHQQHMMHKGNPQVNAAKRTHSPSPSQHIQGYYKQPNPNNQPYPPQQKSQYCPPVGFYPGTPPTNPQDGRQPPPQILYPYQSSLTIPMRQYVDIPSQPGPPTQPKPEQLVVSGKVGPLPPSQANIYHISLDQTAVAIHSQQPPPQMKTITIEKIPQERIVPYHIELQAKHDERTKDLRQLQGPPPPSQPGVVATHLPEGIVYAPGLRPGAIQMHTIATNQQLPKGGSITQGYPSARPPPISNPQQPPPSQMHYNRHRY; encoded by the exons ATGAGTGCTAAAAAGTATCTGAAGATGCCTGCCCAACAGCCGACGCAGCCTGCGGccaaaacagaaaaggaagagaaatTATGGAGCGCACTTAAGCGGCACATCATGCGAGAACGTGAACGGAAGAAGCAAG AGCTTGAAGCAGAGGTAGAGGAGGAACGCCTTCGAAGGGAACGGGAGGAACGGGAAAAACAGGACGTGATGACGCTCGGCGAAACGAAGGAGCAAATACTGATGCTGGAGAAAAATTTGGATGAGCTAAGGAACGAAAAGCAGCAGCTGTTTTTGCAGTTGAAAAAAGTGCTGAACGAGGACGATAACAGGAAACGGCAGATGAAAGA GGAGATGTTTGCGATACAGAATATTCCGCAGCAAATATTTCTACCGCAGCGGCCGATGCCACCGCATCAGCAACACATGATGCATAAA GGCAATCCGCAGGTAAATGCGGCCAAACGCACGCACAGCCCTTCACCGTCCCAGCACATCCAGGGCTACTATAAACAGCCCAATCCGAACAATCAACCGTACCCGCCGCAGCAGA AATCGCAATACTGTCCTCCGGTTGGTTTCTATCCCGGAACGCCACCCACGAACCCGCAGGATGGCCGGCAGCCGCCGCCACAGATTTTGTACCCGTACCAGAGCAGCCTAACGATTCCCATGCGCCAATACGTCGACATACCGTCCCAGCCGGGACCGCCAACGCAACCGAAACCCGAACAGCTGGTCGTCAGCGGTAAGGTGGGTCCGCTGCCACCGTCCCAGGCAAACATTTACCACATCAGTCTGGATCAGACGGCGGTCGCGATCCACAGCCAGCAGCCCCCACCGCAGATGaaaacgatcacgatcgaGAAGATACCGCAGGAGCGCATTGTACCGTACCATATCGAGCTGCAGGCGAAGCACGACGAGCGCACGAAGGATCTGCGGCAGTTGCAGGGTCCGCCGCCACCGTCCCAGCCGGGTGTCGTTGCAACGCATCTGCCGGAAGGGATCGTTTATGCGCCCGGTCTGCGTCCCGGTGCTATACAGATGCACACGATTGCTACCAATCAGCAA TTACCGAAAGGTGGAAGCATTACACAGGGCTACCCGTCGGCAAGGCCGCCCCCGATCAGCAATCCACAGCAACCGCCACCTTCACAGATGCATTACAATCGCCACCGTTACTGA
- the LOC128302127 gene encoding RNA-binding protein 33 isoform X1, with product MSAKKYLKMPAQQPTQPAAKTEKEEKLWSALKRHIMRERERKKQELEAEVEEERLRREREEREKQDVMTLGETKEQILMLEKNLDELRNEKQQLFLQLKKVLNEDDNRKRQMKEEMFAIQNIPQQIFLPQRPMPPHQQHMMHKVSPPEVLLTSERIFTDAYPNLQGNPQVNAAKRTHSPSPSQHIQGYYKQPNPNNQPYPPQQKIEEGRRGGEVARAVLWNKSQYCPPVGFYPGTPPTNPQDGRQPPPQILYPYQSSLTIPMRQYVDIPSQPGPPTQPKPEQLVVSGKVGPLPPSQANIYHISLDQTAVAIHSQQPPPQMKTITIEKIPQERIVPYHIELQAKHDERTKDLRQLQGPPPPSQPGVVATHLPEGIVYAPGLRPGAIQMHTIATNQQLPKGGSITQGYPSARPPPISNPQQPPPSQMHYNRHRY from the exons ATGAGTGCTAAAAAGTATCTGAAGATGCCTGCCCAACAGCCGACGCAGCCTGCGGccaaaacagaaaaggaagagaaatTATGGAGCGCACTTAAGCGGCACATCATGCGAGAACGTGAACGGAAGAAGCAAG AGCTTGAAGCAGAGGTAGAGGAGGAACGCCTTCGAAGGGAACGGGAGGAACGGGAAAAACAGGACGTGATGACGCTCGGCGAAACGAAGGAGCAAATACTGATGCTGGAGAAAAATTTGGATGAGCTAAGGAACGAAAAGCAGCAGCTGTTTTTGCAGTTGAAAAAAGTGCTGAACGAGGACGATAACAGGAAACGGCAGATGAAAGA GGAGATGTTTGCGATACAGAATATTCCGCAGCAAATATTTCTACCGCAGCGGCCGATGCCACCGCATCAGCAACACATGATGCATAAAGTGAGTCCACCCGAAGTTCTTCTTACGTCGGAACGCATATTCACCGACGCTTACCCCAACTTGCAGGGCAATCCGCAGGTAAATGCGGCCAAACGCACGCACAGCCCTTCACCGTCCCAGCACATCCAGGGCTACTATAAACAGCCCAATCCGAACAATCAACCGTACCCGCCGCAGCAGA AGATCGAGGAAGGTAGACGGGGCGGAGAAGTGGCCCGTGCCGTTTTGTGGAACA AATCGCAATACTGTCCTCCGGTTGGTTTCTATCCCGGAACGCCACCCACGAACCCGCAGGATGGCCGGCAGCCGCCGCCACAGATTTTGTACCCGTACCAGAGCAGCCTAACGATTCCCATGCGCCAATACGTCGACATACCGTCCCAGCCGGGACCGCCAACGCAACCGAAACCCGAACAGCTGGTCGTCAGCGGTAAGGTGGGTCCGCTGCCACCGTCCCAGGCAAACATTTACCACATCAGTCTGGATCAGACGGCGGTCGCGATCCACAGCCAGCAGCCCCCACCGCAGATGaaaacgatcacgatcgaGAAGATACCGCAGGAGCGCATTGTACCGTACCATATCGAGCTGCAGGCGAAGCACGACGAGCGCACGAAGGATCTGCGGCAGTTGCAGGGTCCGCCGCCACCGTCCCAGCCGGGTGTCGTTGCAACGCATCTGCCGGAAGGGATCGTTTATGCGCCCGGTCTGCGTCCCGGTGCTATACAGATGCACACGATTGCTACCAATCAGCAA TTACCGAAAGGTGGAAGCATTACACAGGGCTACCCGTCGGCAAGGCCGCCCCCGATCAGCAATCCACAGCAACCGCCACCTTCACAGATGCATTACAATCGCCACCGTTACTGA
- the LOC128302127 gene encoding G protein pathway suppressor 2 isoform X2: MSAKKYLKMPAQQPTQPAAKTEKEEKLWSALKRHIMRERERKKQELEAEVEEERLRREREEREKQDVMTLGETKEQILMLEKNLDELRNEKQQLFLQLKKVLNEDDNRKRQMKEEMFAIQNIPQQIFLPQRPMPPHQQHMMHKGNPQVNAAKRTHSPSPSQHIQGYYKQPNPNNQPYPPQQKIEEGRRGGEVARAVLWNKSQYCPPVGFYPGTPPTNPQDGRQPPPQILYPYQSSLTIPMRQYVDIPSQPGPPTQPKPEQLVVSGKVGPLPPSQANIYHISLDQTAVAIHSQQPPPQMKTITIEKIPQERIVPYHIELQAKHDERTKDLRQLQGPPPPSQPGVVATHLPEGIVYAPGLRPGAIQMHTIATNQQLPKGGSITQGYPSARPPPISNPQQPPPSQMHYNRHRY, from the exons ATGAGTGCTAAAAAGTATCTGAAGATGCCTGCCCAACAGCCGACGCAGCCTGCGGccaaaacagaaaaggaagagaaatTATGGAGCGCACTTAAGCGGCACATCATGCGAGAACGTGAACGGAAGAAGCAAG AGCTTGAAGCAGAGGTAGAGGAGGAACGCCTTCGAAGGGAACGGGAGGAACGGGAAAAACAGGACGTGATGACGCTCGGCGAAACGAAGGAGCAAATACTGATGCTGGAGAAAAATTTGGATGAGCTAAGGAACGAAAAGCAGCAGCTGTTTTTGCAGTTGAAAAAAGTGCTGAACGAGGACGATAACAGGAAACGGCAGATGAAAGA GGAGATGTTTGCGATACAGAATATTCCGCAGCAAATATTTCTACCGCAGCGGCCGATGCCACCGCATCAGCAACACATGATGCATAAA GGCAATCCGCAGGTAAATGCGGCCAAACGCACGCACAGCCCTTCACCGTCCCAGCACATCCAGGGCTACTATAAACAGCCCAATCCGAACAATCAACCGTACCCGCCGCAGCAGA AGATCGAGGAAGGTAGACGGGGCGGAGAAGTGGCCCGTGCCGTTTTGTGGAACA AATCGCAATACTGTCCTCCGGTTGGTTTCTATCCCGGAACGCCACCCACGAACCCGCAGGATGGCCGGCAGCCGCCGCCACAGATTTTGTACCCGTACCAGAGCAGCCTAACGATTCCCATGCGCCAATACGTCGACATACCGTCCCAGCCGGGACCGCCAACGCAACCGAAACCCGAACAGCTGGTCGTCAGCGGTAAGGTGGGTCCGCTGCCACCGTCCCAGGCAAACATTTACCACATCAGTCTGGATCAGACGGCGGTCGCGATCCACAGCCAGCAGCCCCCACCGCAGATGaaaacgatcacgatcgaGAAGATACCGCAGGAGCGCATTGTACCGTACCATATCGAGCTGCAGGCGAAGCACGACGAGCGCACGAAGGATCTGCGGCAGTTGCAGGGTCCGCCGCCACCGTCCCAGCCGGGTGTCGTTGCAACGCATCTGCCGGAAGGGATCGTTTATGCGCCCGGTCTGCGTCCCGGTGCTATACAGATGCACACGATTGCTACCAATCAGCAA TTACCGAAAGGTGGAAGCATTACACAGGGCTACCCGTCGGCAAGGCCGCCCCCGATCAGCAATCCACAGCAACCGCCACCTTCACAGATGCATTACAATCGCCACCGTTACTGA
- the LOC128304209 gene encoding uncharacterized protein LOC128304209, whose amino-acid sequence MARLLAKLVTAQLRQNIRSFGEQRTLKIMSATLGKRGAFIVLEGCDRTGKTSQCKTLVAELVQANVQAQYMNFPDRSTQCGQLINGYLTRKDDFTDEGIHLLFTLNRWERMKEMEKLLKSGVSLIVDRYSYSGVAFSSAKGLDMEWCKAPESGLLKPDLVILLTLSTEALARRGGFGDERYEVPAFQKKVIEKYSMLKDDRYWKAIDADKSFDDLTACLYEEVVRAIENAGDKPLEKLW is encoded by the exons ATGGCTCGTCTGCTTGCCAAATTGGTGACTGCACAATTGCGCCAAAACATACGATCATTTGGCGAACAGCGCACACTAAAGATAATGTCGGCTACACTGGGAAAACGGGGTGCCTTTATCGTGTTGGAGGGATGTGACCGCACCGGTAAAACTTCGCAGTGTAAAACACTCG TTGCTGAGCTGGTGCAGGCGAATGTTCAGGCACAGTACATGAACTTTCCCGACAGGTCGACACAGTGTGGCCAGTTGATAAATGGATATCTGACGCGTAAAGATGATTTCACTGACGAGGGTATTCATCTGCTGTTTACGCTGAATCGATGGGAAAGGATGAAGGAAATGGAGAAGCTTCTTAAAAGCGGTGTTAGCCTTATCGTCGATCGGTACTCATACTCGGGAGTTGCGTTCAGCAGTGCGAAGGGTCTCGATATGGAGTGGTGCAAAGCGCCCGAGTCCGGACTTCTAAAACCGGACCTTGTAATACTGCTTACCTTATCCACTGAAGCATTAGCCAGGCGCGGTGGGTTCGGGGACGAACGCTATGAAGTTCCTGCATTTCAAAAGAAAGTGATTGAAAAGTATTCAATGCTGAAGGATGATCGATACTGGAAAGCAATAGATGCAGATAAATCGTTCGACGATCTCACGGCCTGTCTATACGAAGAAGTAGTACGTGCGATTGAAAATGCTGGTGACAAACCTCTGGAGAAGTTGTGGTGA
- the LOC128302524 gene encoding protein transport protein Sec24A: protein MMSYPPQYYGMPNGFPHTSNGQNQQHQFPQQQQSQDQQHYTNRPGDATNPPKGPMLPNGPPAPIVNSQPTVAQPMNAVAGAQLPPKAHPSMPPQEAMPVQQQPNSNWVQNWAATNGNSTTSSRTSSPALGSNGMPPMAGATKVAPISSEAVRGYANNNNNLPPMASSQSQAAPTVSQAAAGYNVSPNNNWSSGNKLNVAGGVNHVNTPPKSASGMSTPLNASTPTLTGPTVLSGQQQAMQKLTSSVQDLSLQRPPVMGSVPQPAGTVTHQQNFPQAQQLSTPMTNGNSGQTGTNVNSSSTMAASNSSTQMGMNHRAYGHVPPAMNQQYQSPQQTQPLHQPQPQQQQPAPSSIPQGPPPMTNGPGSTNYAYGSVGAVTTQQPQPQQQSPPMQQQPQHPALSQGPPMAKGPVGSNQIVNAGMLTSQQHPAGNLNAPPTTAPMTGNVPSGGQQPLMKRPMYPPTSNLPPLGANSGQGQSQNAYSSMPQQPGVPMQSQQQQQHHQQYQQQQQYQQHQQQQQQQQQQQMHQLHQQQQHPQQQMHQQQQHQQRNDAGGYYPRNVVRSGFDRLWGTNTIDLLQNRNVLPTDRVIPPPIHLVNPLHSSVNCNPDIFRCTLNKIPESLSLLNKSRLPLGLLIHPFRDLNVRNCTEENLPVISCNAIVRCKTCRTYINPFVFFTDSKKWQCNLCYRTNELPEEFQYDPVTKTYGDPTRRPEIKSSTIEFIAPSEYMLRPPQPAIYLFLLDVSSLAQQSGYLYTVCNTLMEHLDNLPGDARTQVGFIAYNSAIHFYNISEEYNQPHEVTVLDVDDVFLPYPDNLLVNLKECKEMIMQLLKQLPKRFEHTHDTHSALGAALQVAYKLMSASGGRVTVFQTCLPNYGPGALQSRENPNNRSSKEVAHLGPATDFYKRLALECSGQQIAVDLFLLNSQYCDLATISGISKFSGGCMHHIPLYSETKPQLVKTLRKSLERYLTRKIGFEAVMRVRCTRGLTIHTFHGNFFVRSTDLLSLPNVNPDAGFGMQITYEESLTKVKTVCFQAALLYTSSKAERRIRVHTLCIPVTESLSEVMYSADPQCIVGLLSKMAVDRSVTSSLSDARDAFVNATVDIISAFRLVQNLAQISSKLVVPENLKLLPLYILAMLKHPAFRTGTSTRLDDRVFAMSEMKSLPLDQLIRYIYPDFYLLDCLFVSGSNGYVDDGHKLEPIRLQLSAEKLDSRSMFLLDCGPFMYIYIGSNVASSIVQDILGYNSVAEIPDFCIELPSRKNKASEALLTFLESIDDEKPYASYVQVIRDTSQFRSVMIEKFVDDRNPNSLSYYEFMQHLSAQVK from the exons ATGATGTCTTATCCACCACAATATTATGGAATGCCAAATGGTTTCCCACACACTTCCAATGGCCAAAATCAACAGCACCAGTttccacaacaacagcaaagccAAGATCAGCAGCACTATACAAATCGACCGGGAGATGCAACAAATCCACCCAAAGGGCCGATGCTGCCCAACGGACCACCGGCGCCGATAGTAAATAGTCAACCAACTGTAGCTCAACCAATGAATGCTGTTGCGGGGGCACAACTACCCCCGAAAGCACACCCATCCATGCCGCCGCAAGAAGCGATGCCGGTCCAGCAACAGCCGAACAGTAACTGGGTGCAAAATTGGGCAGCTACCAATGGCAACAGTACCACCTCGTCACGTACATCATCACCGGCTTTGGGAAGCAATGGTATGCCACCGATGGCCGGTGCTACCAAGGTAGCTCCCATCTCGTCCGAGGCAGTCCGGGGTTACgcaaataacaataacaatcttCCGCCGATGGCATCTAGTCAAAGTCAAGCAGCACCGACGGTGTCTCAGGCTGCAGCTGGTTACAACGTCAGTCCGAACAATAATTGGTCCAGTGGGAACAAGCTGAATGTTGCTGGTGGAGTCAATCACGTTAACACACCACCGAAAAGTGCATCGGGCATGTCGACGCCGCTGAATGCGTCTACGCCCACTTTAACCGGTCCGACCGTACTGAGCGGACAGCAGCAAGCTATGCAAAAGCTGACGTCTAGCGTACAGGATCTGAGTCTTCAGCGGCCACCTGTGATGGGTAGTGTTCCGCAACCAGCTGGTACCGTAACGCATCAACAGAACTTCCCGCAAGCGCAACAACTTTCAACACCTATGACTAATGGCAACAGTGGACAGACGGGGACAAATGttaacagcagcagtacaatGGCTGCGTCGAATTCTTCCACGCAAATGGGAATGAATCACCGGGCATATGGTCATGTACCGCCAGCTATGAATCAACAATATCAATCCCCTCAACAAACGCAGCCCCTTCATCAACCGCagccacaacagcaacaacctgCTCCATCTTCTATACCCCAAGGCCCACCACCAATGACAAATGGACCGGGCAGTACTAATTATGCGTACGGTTCTGTTGGTGCGGTAACAACACAGCAACCACAGCCGCAACAACAATCGCCACCgatgcaacaacaaccacaacatcCAGCTCTTTCCCAAGGGCCACCAATGGCAAAAGGTCCAGTCGGCTCTAATCAAATCGTTAATGCTGGTATGCTCACATCACAACAACATCCTGCGGGAAATTTGAATGCTCCCCCAACAACGGCACCGATGACTGGGAATGTACCCAGCGGAGGACAACAACCGCTAATGAAAAGGCCAATGTATCCCCCGACATCAAATTTGCCACCGTTAGGTGCGAACAGTGGCCAAGGTCAGTCTCAGAATGCTTACAGCAGTATGCCGCAACAACCCGGTGTTCCTATGCAgtcgcaacagcaacaacaacatcatcaacagtatcagcagcagcaacagtatcagcaacatcaacaacaacaacagcagcagcagcagcaacaaatgcaTCAGcttcaccaacaacaacagcatcctCAGCAACAGatgcatcaacaacaacagcatcaacagcgAAATGATGCAGGTGGATATTATCCGCGGAACGTTGTGCGCAGCGGGTTTGATAGGTTGTGGGGTACCAACACCATTGATTTGCTGCAAAATCGTAACGTTTTACCCACCGATCGAGTTATACCACCGCCAATCCATTTGGTGAATCCACTCCATAGCTCGGTCAATTGCAATCCGGA CATATTCCGATGCACCCTGAACAAGATACCGGAATCGTTATCGTTGCTGAACAAATCTCGTTTGCCGTTGGGGTTATTGATTCATCCGTTCCGAGACTTAAATGTAAGAAATTGTACAGAAGAG AACTTGCCGGTCATATCGTGTAATGCAATTGTGCGCTGCAAAACATGCCGAACGTACATTAATCCGTTCGTGTTTTTTACTGATAGTAAAAAGTGGCAATGTAATCTTTGTTATCGAACTAACGAAC taccagaagagttcCAGTACGATCCCGTCACCAAAACCTATGGCGATCCAACCAGAAGGCCTGAGATCAAATCCAGTACGATAGAATTTATTGCTCCATCGGAATATATG tTGCGTCCACCACAACCGGCCATCTATTTGTTCCTGTTGGACGTATCGTCGCTAGCACAGCAGTCGGGCTATTTGTACACGGTTTGCAATACCCTGATGGAACATTTAGACAATCTTCCCGGTGATGCCCGCACGCAGGTCGGTTTCATTGCGTACAACAGTGCTATCCATTTCTACAACATTTCCGAAGAATACAATCAACCGCATGAAGTGACGGTTTTGGACGTTGACG ACGTTTTTCTTCCGTATCCGGACAATCTGCTAGTGAATTTGAAGGAGTGCAAAGAAATGATCATGCAGCTGTTGAAACAGTTGCCGAAGCGAttcgaacacacacacgacacgCACAGTGCATTGGGAGCAGCTTTACAAGTTGCATATAAGCTGATG AGCGCTTCCGGTGGACGTGTTACGGTGTTTCAAACGTGTTTACCAAACTATGGTCCAGGAGCATTGCAATCAAG GGAAAATCCAAACAATCGTTCGTCGAAAGAAGTGGCCCATTTAGGACCGGCTACCGATTTCTACAAACGTCTTGCGTTGGAGTGCTCGGGTCAGCAGATTGCtgtggatttatttttactaaaTAGTCAATACTGTGATTTAGCCACTATTT CTGGCATTAGTAAATTTAGTGGTGGATGCATGCATCATATTCCGCTGTACAGTGAAACCAAGCCGCAGCTAGTGAAAACGCTACGCAAGTCTTTGGAGCGTTACCTGACGCGAAAGATCGGGTTTGAGGCAGTGATGCGCGTACGTTGCACGCGCGGATTGACAATACACACATTCCACGGTAATTTCTTCGTCCGCTCAACGGATTTGCTGTCCTTGCCGAATGTAAATCCTGACGCCGGTTTCGGCATGCAG ATAACGTATGAAGAAAGTTTGACCAAAGTCAAGACGGTTTGCTTCCAAGCGGCACTGCTCTATACGAGCAGCAAAGCGGAACGGCGCATTCGCGTCCACACGCTATGCATACCGGTCACGGAAAGCTTATCGGAAGTGATGTACTCGGCCGATCCGCAGTGTATAGTCGGGCTGCTCTCGAAGATGGCCGTCGACCGTTCGGTTACCTCAAGCCTGTCAGATGCCAGAGATGCCTTTGTTAATGCGACCGTCGATATAATTAGCGCGTTTAGGCTAGTCCAAAATCTGGCACAAATTTCAAGCAAATTGGTGGTACCAGAAAATCTGAAATTGTTGCCTTTGTACATTTTGGCTATGTTGAAGCAT CCCGCTTTTCGAACCGGCACCAGCACTCGGTTAGACGATCGCGTGTTTGCTATGAGTGAAATGAAATCGCTTCCGTTGGATCAACTGATACGATACATCTATCCGGATTTCTATCTATTAGATTGTTTGTTCGTGTCCGGCAGCAACGGTTACGTTGACGATGGACACAAGCTGGAGCCCATCCGGTTGCAGTTATCGGCAGAGAA GCTAGATTCTCGATCCATGTTTTTGCTTGATTGTGGCCCGTTCATGTATATTTATATTGGTTCTAATGTGGCATCTAGCATCGTGCAGGATATTTTAG GATACAATTCAGTTGCCGAAATACCTGATTTCTGCATTGAGCTACCGAGCCGCAAGAATAAAGCAAGCGAAGCTCTGTTGACTTTCTTGGAAAGCATCGATGACGAAAAGCCGTACGCCTCTTATGTGCAAGTTATTCG TGATACTAGCCAATTTAGATCGGTGATGATTGAAAAGTTCGTAGATGATCGCAATCCAAATTCACTGTCGTACTACGAGTTCATGCAGCATTTAAGTGCACAGGTAAAGTAA
- the LOC128300396 gene encoding GTPase-GDP dissociation stimulator vimar — MEAEMDEIIAGLKNATLEKSSERALPLLKQISDAETNLCDKYDIKNDLLELLQLNNVSVQIQVARCIAEVAKTDNQRTKFSKEDVIRRLTELLQIPASAKESTAKDASLELATQICRALGNICYANDDARNIIKELGADKHIFALLDYDVNTDDEDRDQFVRVRCGLISNYLLGSDEIAERAVELKLIEKLEKILTRCLADVDQHEELLLSILPPLSILTEQISDLYFAPSLNKTIAKILAKCTNPDIAESCLALLHYEAQNDDVKLLLAEEGLCETIYQLLEKYKTFANTDEARVLMKLACDLIVLILTGDKSMHYLYSTPLLKCMEDWLDSYDVELLTTGVLALGNFARTDSHCIHMVEKKIMHKLLSILAKNNGTEHQMTLQHALLSTLKNLVIPKPNKAAVIEAGLVDIILPMLEIHQAPVVFKLLGTLRMTVDGQEKLASELLQNEKLVKQLVHWSQTSEFTGVLGESLRLMAWLIKHAYRQKEADQQTMDDTGLRKFVSIEGAVASMVGMLASTHLVMQNEALIALSILTTIFHNKAATESNALDALLIQAGVGAKIAEQITLNGESMTKELVENLQTFVKQLQSSSDALVAHLREHNIEELLKTIPSMVEYCTL; from the exons ATGGAAG CTGAAATGGATGAAATCATCGCCGGGTTGAAGAACGCAACGTTGGAGAAAAGTTCAGAACGTGCCCTACCCTTGCTGAAGCAAATTTCCGACGCGGAAACGAACCTCTGTGATAAATACGACATTAAGAACGATCTGCTCGAGCTGCTGCAGCTGAACAATGTGAGCGTGCAGATACAGGTGGCCCGTTGCATTGCCGAGGTGGCAAAAACCGATAATCAAAGAACCAAGTTCTCGAAGGAGGACGTCATACGCCGGCTGACGGAATTGCTCCAAATTCCGGCAAGTGCGAAGGAAAGCACCGCAAAAGACGCATCGCTCGAACTGGCGACACAAATTTGCCGAGCGTTGGGCAACATTTGCTACGCAAACGATGACGCACGGAACATCATCAAAGAGCTTGGTGCGGATAAGCATATCTTTGCGCTACTCGATTACGATGTGAATACGGACGACGAGGATCGCGATCAGTTCGTACGCGTGCGGTGTGGTCTCATTTCCAACTACCTCCTGGGCAGTGATGAGATTGCCGAACGGGCGGTTGAGCTAAAGCTGATTGAAAAGCTGGAAAAGATACTAACCCGTTGTTTGGCGGATGTCGATCAGCATGAGGAGCTGCTGTTGAGCATTCTGCCTCCGCTGAGCATCTTAACCGAGCAGATAAGCGATCTGTACTTTGCACCTTCGCTTAACAAAACGATCGCAAAGATATTGGCCAAATGTACCAATCCGGATATTGCCGAATCGTGTCTCGCTTTGCTACATTACGAGGCACAGAATGATGATGTTAAGCTGCTGCTGGCGGAAGAAGGTCTCTGTGAAACGATCTACCAGTTGTTGGAAAAGTACAAAACGTTTGCCAACACGGACGAGGCACGTGTGCTGATGAAACTGGCTTGCGACTTGATTGTTCTCATACTGACGGGAG ACAAATCGATGCACTATCTCTACTCAACACCATTACTGAAATGCATGGAAGATTGGCTGGATTCGTACGATGTGGAGCTGCTGACTACCGGGGTGCTTGCTCTTGGCAATTTTGCCCGAACGGACAGTCACTGCATCCATATggtggagaagaaaataatGCACAAACTGCTGT CAATCTTGGCCAAAAACAATGGAACCGAACATCAGATGACGCTGCAGCACGCGCTACTAAGCACGCTAAAAAACTTGGTAATCCCGAAACCGAACAAGGCCGCCGTTATAGAGGCGGGTTTGGTGGACATCATATTGCCAATGCTGGAAATACACCAAGCGCCAGTAGTTTTCAAACTGCTCGGTACATTACGCATGACCGTCGATGGACAAG AAAAACTTGCCTCGGAGCTACTGCAAAACGAGAAGCTAGTCAAACAGCTAGTCCACTGGAGCCAAACATCAGAATTCACGGGAGTGCTCGGTGAGTCGTTGCGATTGATGGCTTGGTTGATCAAACATGCCTACCGCCAGAAGGAAGCCGATCAGCAAACGATGGATGATACCGGTTTGCGGAAATTCGTATCGATCGAGGGAGCGGTCGCTAGCATGGTCGGTATGCTCGCGTCAACACACCTGGTGATGCAAAATGAGGCACTGATCGCCCTGAGCATTTTGACCACCATTTTCCACAACAAAGCAGCAACCGAGAGTAACGCACTGGATGCGCTGCTGATACAAGCCGGCGTTGGTGCAAAGATTGCCGAACAGATCACGCTGAACGGTGAATCGATGACGAAAGAGCTAGTGGAAAATTTACAAACGTTCGTAAAGCAGTTGCAATCATCGAGCGATGCGCTGGTGGCCCATCTGCGGGAACATAACATAGAGGAGCTGCTGAAAACCATACCCAGCATGGTGGAGTACTGTACGCTTTGA